From the Lathyrus oleraceus cultivar Zhongwan6 chromosome 4, CAAS_Psat_ZW6_1.0, whole genome shotgun sequence genome, one window contains:
- the LOC127135821 gene encoding uncharacterized protein LOC127135821, protein MATVSNDRIPTNLPILDSKNYDKWAKQMRVLFGYQEVLEIVVNGVTQLGAEATDIQRATHKEEKKKDYKTLFLIHSCVDNDNFEKVGDCESAKQAWEILEKAYDGAVKAKVVRLQTYKRQFELTQMEDKETINDYITCITRLVNQIKSCGETILEQNVVLKVWCSLTPRFDNIVVAIEESKDLTTLSKDELQISLEAHEQRMDERGADKSKAEIALQARFNEKNKRSKGICGERKFGHFANSCRGKLNENHNNEAKVAREEVDDEDTLLVIITEGSYNITDVPGSNYCSDSLRDSSCTIPENSEKMHSDRNALVTVRDGVQGRDEWYLDSGCSTHMTGRKDWFVKINQAAKSKVKFADDTILSAEGVGDVLIGKRNDGHSRIKDVLYIPGIECNLLSIDQLLERGYKIRLEDKILCVLDSNGVLILKVPMAANRTFKVELKVIEHRCLATTASRDEWL, encoded by the exons ATGGCAACCGTTTCCAATGATCGAATTCCCACCAATCTCCCGATTCTTGATTCGAAGAACTATGATAAATGGGCAAAACAAATGAGGGTTTTGTTTGGTTATCAAGAGGTGCTTGAGATCGTCGTCAATGGAGTTACACAATTAGGGGCAGAGGCTACCGACATTCAAAGAGCTACAcacaaagaagagaagaagaaggattacAAAACCCTATTCTTGATTCATTCTTGTGTTGATAACGACAATTTCGAGAAGGTTGGTGATTGTGAATCGGCGAAGCAAGCATGGGAAATCTTGGAGAAAGCATATGATGGTGCCGTCAAAGCGAAGGTTGTAAGGTTACAAACTTACAAGCGACAATTCGAGTTAACACAAATGGAAGATAAAGAAACGATCAACGACTACATTACGTGCATTACCCGGTTAgttaatcaaatcaaatcttGTGGGGAAACGATTCTTGAGCAGAATGTTGTATTGAAAGTATGGTGTTCGTTAACGCCGCGTTTCGACAACATAGTTGTGGCTATTGAAGAATCAAAGGATCTAACAACTTTGAGCAAGGATGAATTGCAAATTTCGTTAGAGGCACATGAACAAAGGATGGATGAGAGAGGCGCCGACAAATCCAAAGCGGAGATTGCTTTGCAAGCGCGTTTCAATGAGAAGAATAAGAGGTCGAAAGGAATTTGCGGCGAGAG AAAGTTTGGACACTTTGCAAATTCGTGTCGTGGTAAATTGAACGAGAATCACAATAATGAAGCCAAGGTTGCTAGGGAAGAGGTAGATGATGAGGACACACTTCTAGTAATAATCACGGAGGGGAGTTATAACATTACGGATGTACCGGGCAGCAACTACTGTAGTGACAGTTTGCGGGATAGCAGCTGTACCATTCCGGAAAATAGCGAGAAAATGCATTCGGATCGAAATGCGTTGGTTACCGTTCGTGATGGAGTCCAAGGGAGAGATGAGTGGTACTTGGATTCCGGTTGTTCAACACATATGACGGGTCGAAAAGATTGGTTTGTGAAAATCAATCAAGCGGCAAAAAGTAAAGTCAAATTTGCCGATGACACCATTTTAAGCGCTGAAGGGGTAGGAGATGTTTTGATCGGAAAAAGGAATGATGGACATTCGAGGATCAAAGATGTCTTGTATATACCGGGAATTGAGTGTAATCTTTTAAGTATTGACCAATTACTTGAAAGAGGATACAAAATTCGGTTGGAGGACAAGATTTTATGCGTTTTGGATTCAAATGGTGTGTTGATTCTAAAAGTGCCGATGGCTGCCAACAGAACCTTTAAGGTTGAGTTAAAGGTTATAGAGCATCGTTGTCTAGCTACCACGGCAAGCAGAGATGAGTGGTTATGA